One segment of Stappia sp. 28M-7 DNA contains the following:
- a CDS encoding YebC/PmpR family DNA-binding transcriptional regulator, which produces MAGHSQFKNIMHRKGRQDAVRSKIFSKLSKEITVAAKMGGPDINSNPRLRLAVQNAKAQSMPKDNIQRAINKSQAGDGDNYEELRYEGYGPAGVAVIVELLTDNRNRSASNVRSYFSKCGGSMGETGSVAFMFDRIGEIVYPAAAGTADAMLEAAIEAGAEDVQSDENSHVITCAFEDLGEVSKALEETLGEAETVKAVWKPQTLTPVDADKAQTMLKLIGLLEDDDDVQNVYSNFDVDEETLARLTAA; this is translated from the coding sequence ATGGCCGGACATTCCCAATTTAAGAACATCATGCATCGGAAGGGCCGTCAGGACGCCGTCCGCTCGAAGATCTTCTCCAAGCTGTCGAAGGAGATCACGGTCGCGGCGAAGATGGGCGGACCGGACATCAACTCCAATCCGCGCCTTCGCCTGGCCGTGCAGAATGCCAAGGCCCAGTCGATGCCCAAGGACAACATCCAGCGGGCCATCAACAAGTCCCAGGCCGGCGATGGCGACAATTACGAAGAGCTCCGCTACGAGGGCTACGGCCCGGCGGGCGTCGCGGTGATCGTGGAGCTGCTGACGGACAACCGAAACCGCTCGGCCTCCAACGTGCGCTCCTACTTCTCCAAGTGCGGCGGCTCGATGGGCGAGACCGGTTCGGTCGCCTTCATGTTCGACCGTATCGGCGAGATCGTCTATCCGGCCGCGGCCGGCACTGCAGATGCCATGCTCGAGGCCGCCATCGAGGCCGGCGCGGAGGATGTGCAGTCCGACGAGAACAGCCACGTGATCACCTGCGCCTTCGAGGACCTGGGTGAGGTGTCCAAGGCGCTGGAAGAGACCCTCGGCGAGGCCGAGACCGTCAAGGCCGTGTGGAAGCCGCAGACGCTGACCCCGGTCGATGCCGACAAGGCCCAGACCATGCTGAAGCTGATCGGCCTGCTGGAAGACGACGACGACGTGCAGAACGTCTACTCGAACTTCGACGTGGACGAGGAAACGCTGGCCCGCCTCACGGCGGCCTGA
- a CDS encoding 5-formyltetrahydrofolate cyclo-ligase → MIFPDTDLPQDIRALRERKSLRRKEALGRRAGLAVQARIEGGLALADAVDALAFPPGAIVSGFWPIRDEIDPRPLMDALRVRGHALCLPAIVDGDLVFRRLTRETVLVPAGFGTAEPPADSDVLVPDCMLVPLAAFDRRGGRIGYGRGYYDRAIARIGAERGAPPATVGIAFSLQEVESVPEENHDRRLDRILTERGFVQLEGPDRA, encoded by the coding sequence TTGATCTTTCCCGACACCGATCTTCCGCAAGACATCCGCGCGCTGCGCGAGCGCAAATCCCTGCGCCGCAAGGAGGCGCTCGGACGCCGCGCAGGTCTCGCCGTCCAGGCGCGCATCGAGGGCGGCCTGGCGCTGGCCGATGCAGTGGATGCGCTGGCCTTTCCGCCCGGTGCCATCGTCTCCGGCTTCTGGCCGATCCGCGACGAGATCGACCCTCGCCCTCTGATGGACGCATTGCGCGTCCGCGGGCATGCGCTGTGCCTGCCGGCCATCGTCGACGGAGACCTGGTGTTCCGCCGGCTGACTCGCGAGACCGTGCTGGTGCCGGCCGGGTTCGGGACGGCCGAACCGCCGGCCGACTCTGATGTCCTCGTGCCCGACTGCATGCTGGTTCCACTGGCCGCCTTCGACAGGCGCGGCGGCCGGATCGGCTACGGTCGGGGCTATTACGACCGGGCCATCGCGCGCATCGGCGCGGAACGCGGAGCGCCGCCGGCCACCGTCGGTATTGCCTTTTCGCTGCAGGAAGTGGAAAGCGTGCCGGAGGAAAACCACGACCGCCGTCTCGACCGGATCCTGACCGAGCGCGGCTTCGTCCAACTGGAAGGACCCGATCGGGCATGA
- a CDS encoding cell division protein ZapA, whose protein sequence is MAQIIVTINGRSFRMACDDGEEERLTALARRFDSAIDSLRGSFGEIGDLRLTVMAGIMVTDELAERERRLAALQDEVDSLREARRAALDSAARNDAELAGKIVTAAERIEALADGLARSMRPADA, encoded by the coding sequence ATGGCTCAGATAATCGTGACGATCAACGGACGCAGCTTCCGCATGGCCTGCGACGATGGCGAGGAAGAGCGGCTGACCGCGCTTGCCCGCCGCTTCGACAGTGCCATCGACAGCCTGCGCGGCAGTTTCGGCGAAATCGGCGACCTGCGCCTGACCGTGATGGCCGGGATCATGGTCACCGACGAACTGGCGGAGCGCGAGCGCCGGCTCGCGGCGCTGCAGGACGAGGTGGACAGCCTGCGCGAGGCGCGGCGGGCGGCACTGGACAGCGCGGCGCGCAACGACGCGGAACTTGCCGGCAAGATCGTCACGGCGGCCGAGCGGATTGAGGCGCTGGCCGACGGCCTGGCGCGATCCATGCGACCGGCGGATGCCTGA
- the tkt gene encoding transketolase: MIDLEKHNRMANAIRFLAADAVEAAKSGHPGLPMGAADIATVLFTQVMHYDPTRPDWPDRDRFILSAGHGSMLLYAVHYLLGSEDFTLDQLKKFRQIGALTAGHPEFGHGAGIETTTGPLGQGLANAVGMAISERHLRETFGDDLTDHYTYVLAGDGCLMEGISQEAISLAGHLKLDRLIVIWDDNGISIDGKVSLTDSTNQLERFEASGWATVAIDGHDPAAIAAALAKARENDRPTLIAAKTTIGFGAPNKAGSEKVHGSPLGAEELAATRKALGWAHEAFDVPSDILDAWRIAGLRSGQARKEWEKRLAAADTELRSEFERRLRGDLPSGFADAMAKLKKQIAQDKPTMATRKASEYVLGTITKVVPETIGGSADLTGSNNTKTADTAPITPDDFTGRYLHWGIREHGMAAAMNGMALHGGTIPYSGTFLVFSDYARPAIRLAALMRQRVIHVMTHDSIGLGEDGPTHQPVEHYAALRAIPNLDFYRPADVTETLECWQLALEAEETPSVLALTRQNLPPVRTSYETENLSARGAYVVADSDEAPEVTIFASGSEVEIALKARETLEAAGTATRVVSVPCMERFERQSADYRADIAGSAKVKVAIEAGIRMGWDAIIGSDGIFIGMTGFGASGPYQELYRHFGITPEAVVAAVNARL, encoded by the coding sequence ATGATCGATCTCGAAAAGCACAATCGCATGGCCAATGCGATCCGTTTCCTCGCAGCAGATGCCGTGGAAGCGGCCAAGTCCGGCCACCCCGGCCTGCCCATGGGCGCGGCCGATATCGCGACCGTGCTGTTCACCCAGGTCATGCACTACGACCCGACCCGCCCGGACTGGCCGGACCGTGACCGGTTCATCCTGTCGGCCGGCCACGGCTCGATGCTGCTCTATGCGGTGCACTACCTGCTCGGCTCCGAGGACTTCACCCTCGACCAGCTGAAGAAGTTCCGTCAGATCGGCGCGCTGACCGCCGGCCATCCCGAGTTCGGCCACGGCGCCGGCATCGAGACGACCACCGGACCGCTCGGCCAGGGCCTTGCCAATGCCGTCGGCATGGCGATCTCCGAGCGTCATCTGCGCGAGACGTTCGGCGACGACCTCACCGACCACTACACCTACGTGCTGGCCGGCGACGGCTGCCTGATGGAAGGCATCAGCCAGGAGGCGATCTCGCTCGCCGGTCACCTGAAGCTCGACCGTCTGATCGTCATCTGGGACGACAACGGCATCTCCATCGACGGCAAGGTGTCGCTTACCGACAGCACCAACCAGCTGGAGCGCTTCGAGGCCAGCGGCTGGGCGACCGTCGCCATCGACGGCCACGACCCGGCAGCCATCGCCGCCGCCCTGGCCAAGGCGCGCGAGAACGACCGCCCGACCCTGATCGCCGCCAAGACCACCATCGGCTTCGGCGCCCCGAACAAGGCCGGCTCAGAGAAGGTCCACGGATCGCCGCTCGGCGCCGAGGAACTGGCCGCGACCCGCAAGGCGCTCGGCTGGGCCCATGAGGCCTTCGACGTTCCCAGCGACATTCTCGACGCCTGGCGCATTGCCGGCCTGCGTTCCGGCCAGGCCCGCAAGGAGTGGGAAAAGCGTCTTGCCGCCGCCGACACTGAGCTGCGCTCCGAGTTCGAGCGCCGTCTGCGCGGCGACCTGCCGTCCGGTTTCGCCGACGCGATGGCGAAGCTGAAGAAGCAGATCGCCCAGGACAAGCCGACCATGGCGACCCGCAAGGCCTCCGAATATGTGCTCGGCACGATCACCAAGGTGGTGCCGGAGACCATCGGCGGCTCCGCCGACCTGACCGGCTCGAACAACACCAAGACGGCCGACACCGCCCCGATCACGCCGGACGACTTCACCGGCCGCTACCTGCACTGGGGCATCCGCGAGCACGGCATGGCCGCCGCGATGAACGGCATGGCGCTGCATGGCGGCACCATTCCCTATTCCGGCACCTTCCTGGTGTTCTCCGACTATGCCCGCCCGGCCATCCGCCTTGCGGCCCTGATGCGCCAGCGCGTCATCCACGTGATGACCCATGACAGCATCGGCCTGGGTGAGGACGGCCCGACCCACCAGCCGGTCGAGCACTACGCGGCGCTTCGTGCGATCCCGAACCTCGATTTCTACCGCCCGGCCGACGTCACCGAGACGCTGGAATGCTGGCAGCTGGCACTGGAAGCCGAGGAAACGCCGAGCGTTCTCGCGCTGACGCGTCAGAACCTGCCGCCGGTGCGCACGAGCTACGAGACCGAGAACCTGTCCGCCCGCGGCGCCTATGTGGTCGCCGACAGCGACGAGGCGCCCGAGGTCACCATCTTTGCCTCCGGTTCGGAGGTCGAGATCGCCCTCAAGGCCCGCGAGACCCTGGAAGCCGCCGGCACCGCGACCCGCGTCGTCTCCGTGCCCTGCATGGAGCGCTTCGAGCGCCAGTCGGCCGACTACCGGGCCGACATCGCCGGCTCGGCAAAGGTCAAGGTCGCCATCGAGGCCGGCATTCGCATGGGCTGGGACGCGATCATCGGTTCGGACGGCATCTTCATCGGCATGACCGGTTTCGGCGCGAGCGGCCCCTACCAGGAGCTCTACCGCCACTTCGGCATCACGCCGGAAGCGGTCGTCGCTGCGGTCAACGCCCGCCTGTAA
- a CDS encoding class I fructose-bisphosphate aldolase has translation MSERLEDIAQAMVATGQGILAADESTGTIKKRFDQIGTENSEDNRRAYREMLFSSTEAMNDYISGVILFDETLRQKAADGTPFVEMIRKAGAVPGIKVDKGAKPLAGFPSETITEGLDGLRERLAEYYELGARFAKWRAVIDINEEDGLPSSTCIQANAHALARYAALCQEAGIVPIVEPEVLMDGPSAAHDIETCYEVTEWTLNTVFAELFQMDIMLEGIILKPNMIVPGKNAPIQASAEEVAELTLRCLKATVPAAVPGIAFLSGGQSDELATEHLHLMNAAGPLPWKLTFSYGRALQQAALKAWGGKTENVPAGQAAFLHRARMNGLAAKGEWAKSLETA, from the coding sequence ATGAGTGAACGTCTCGAGGATATCGCACAGGCCATGGTGGCCACCGGTCAGGGCATCCTTGCCGCCGACGAAAGCACCGGTACGATCAAGAAGCGCTTCGACCAGATCGGCACGGAGAACAGCGAGGACAACCGTCGCGCCTATCGCGAGATGCTGTTCTCCAGCACCGAGGCGATGAACGACTACATCTCCGGCGTCATCCTGTTCGACGAGACGCTGCGCCAGAAGGCGGCCGACGGCACCCCGTTCGTCGAGATGATCCGCAAGGCCGGCGCCGTTCCGGGCATCAAGGTCGACAAGGGCGCCAAGCCGCTGGCCGGCTTCCCGAGCGAGACCATCACCGAAGGCCTCGACGGCCTGCGCGAGCGCCTTGCCGAGTATTACGAGCTGGGCGCGCGTTTCGCCAAGTGGCGTGCGGTCATCGACATCAACGAGGAAGACGGCCTGCCGTCCAGCACCTGCATCCAGGCCAACGCCCATGCGCTGGCCCGCTATGCGGCCCTGTGCCAGGAAGCCGGCATCGTGCCGATCGTCGAGCCGGAAGTGCTGATGGACGGCCCGTCCGCCGCCCACGACATCGAGACCTGCTACGAGGTCACGGAGTGGACGCTGAACACGGTGTTCGCCGAGCTGTTCCAGATGGACATCATGCTCGAGGGCATCATCCTCAAGCCGAACATGATCGTTCCGGGCAAGAACGCCCCGATCCAGGCCTCGGCCGAGGAAGTCGCCGAGCTGACTCTGCGCTGCCTGAAGGCCACCGTGCCGGCGGCCGTTCCGGGCATCGCCTTCCTGTCCGGCGGCCAGTCCGACGAGCTGGCGACCGAGCACCTGCACCTGATGAACGCGGCCGGCCCGCTTCCCTGGAAGCTGACCTTCTCCTACGGCCGCGCGCTGCAGCAGGCCGCGCTGAAGGCGTGGGGCGGCAAGACCGAGAACGTTCCGGCCGGCCAGGCCGCGTTCCTGCACCGCGCCCGCATGAACGGCCTCGCTGCCAAGGGCGAGTGGGCAAAGTCGCTCGAGACCGCCTGA
- the gap gene encoding type I glyceraldehyde-3-phosphate dehydrogenase, giving the protein MTVKVAINGFGRIGRNVLRAIVESGRTDIQVVAINDLGPVETNAHLLRYDSVHGRFPAKVTVDGDTIDVGTGPIKVTALRDPKELPWGALGVDIAMECTGIFTDRDKAALHLENGSKRVLVSAPANGADLTVVYGVNHDQISSEHKVVSNASCTTNCLAPVAKVLNDAFGIEKGFMTTVHAYTGDQPTLDTMHKDLYRARAAAMSMIPTSTGAAKAVGLVLPELNGKLDGVSIRVPTPNVSVIDFKFVPKRKVTVAEVNAALVAAADGALKGILAYTDEPLVSIDLNHNGASSTFALDQTKVIDGDLVRVMSWYDNEWGFSNRMSDTAVAFAKTI; this is encoded by the coding sequence ATGACCGTGAAGGTTGCCATCAACGGGTTTGGTCGCATCGGACGCAACGTGCTGCGCGCCATCGTGGAGTCGGGCCGTACCGACATCCAGGTCGTAGCGATCAACGATCTCGGCCCGGTCGAGACCAATGCCCACCTGCTGCGCTACGATTCCGTCCATGGCCGCTTCCCGGCAAAGGTGACCGTCGATGGCGACACGATCGACGTCGGCACCGGCCCGATCAAGGTCACGGCCCTGCGCGATCCGAAGGAGCTGCCCTGGGGCGCGCTCGGCGTCGACATCGCCATGGAGTGCACCGGCATCTTCACCGACCGCGACAAGGCCGCCCTGCACCTGGAGAACGGCTCCAAGCGCGTGCTGGTCTCCGCGCCGGCCAACGGCGCCGACCTGACGGTCGTCTACGGCGTGAACCACGACCAGATCTCCAGCGAGCACAAGGTCGTCTCCAACGCCTCCTGCACCACCAACTGCCTGGCTCCCGTCGCCAAGGTCCTCAATGACGCCTTCGGCATCGAGAAGGGCTTCATGACGACGGTGCATGCCTATACGGGCGACCAGCCGACGCTCGACACCATGCACAAGGACCTGTACCGCGCCCGCGCCGCGGCCATGTCGATGATCCCGACCTCGACCGGCGCCGCGAAGGCCGTCGGCCTGGTGCTGCCGGAACTGAACGGCAAGCTGGACGGCGTGTCGATCCGCGTCCCCACGCCCAACGTCTCGGTCATCGACTTCAAGTTCGTGCCCAAGCGCAAGGTCACGGTTGCCGAGGTCAACGCCGCGCTGGTGGCGGCCGCCGACGGCGCCCTCAAGGGCATTCTCGCCTACACCGACGAGCCGCTGGTCTCCATCGACCTGAACCACAACGGCGCCTCGTCGACCTTCGCGCTCGACCAGACCAAGGTCATCGACGGCGATCTCGTCCGCGTCATGTCCTGGTACGACAACGAGTGGGGCTTCTCCAACCGCATGTCGGACACCGCGGTGGCCTTCGCGAAGACCATCTGA
- the ruvC gene encoding crossover junction endodeoxyribonuclease RuvC, producing MALPIRILGIDPGLRRTGWGVIVVEGNRMTFAASGTVVSDNRLPLSDRLRQLHDGLQEVVGQQAPHEAAVELTFVNKDAGATLKLGQARGIALLVPALNGLDVAEYAPNLVKKTVVGTGHAEKDQIRMMVKVLMPKATFNSDDAADALAIAICHAQHRVTPAAARIAEKLAR from the coding sequence ATGGCACTCCCGATTCGCATACTCGGTATCGATCCCGGTCTCCGCCGCACCGGCTGGGGCGTGATCGTCGTGGAGGGAAACCGCATGACGTTCGCGGCCAGCGGCACGGTCGTTTCCGACAACCGCCTGCCGCTGTCTGATCGTTTGCGCCAGTTGCATGACGGGCTGCAGGAGGTTGTCGGGCAGCAGGCACCGCACGAGGCGGCGGTCGAGCTGACCTTCGTCAACAAGGATGCGGGCGCGACGCTCAAGCTCGGCCAAGCGCGCGGTATCGCGCTGCTCGTGCCGGCGCTGAACGGCTTGGACGTGGCCGAGTATGCGCCGAACCTCGTCAAGAAGACCGTGGTCGGCACCGGCCACGCGGAAAAGGACCAGATCCGCATGATGGTGAAGGTCCTGATGCCGAAGGCGACGTTCAACTCGGACGACGCTGCCGATGCGCTGGCCATCGCCATCTGCCATGCCCAGCACCGGGTGACGCCGGCCGCGGCGCGCATTGCCGAGAAGCTGGCGCGATGA
- the pgk gene encoding phosphoglycerate kinase — MTFKTLDDLGNLSGRRALVRVDLNVPMDGNRVTDTTRIDRVLPTIRELADKGARVVLLAHFGRPKGAVMPEMSLAPVAAALTERLGRPVAFAADCIGDLAASVIDGLKDGDVALLENTRFHAGEEKNDGAFADALAALGDLYVNDAFSAAHRAHASTEGLARRLPAYAGRTMQAELEALASALTTPVRPVLAVVGGAKVSSKIDLLENLVKKVDMLVIGGGMANTFLAAQGKSVGKSLCEHDLADTARRIMDAAAAAGCEIVLPVDAVVAREFKAGAASETVSVDAVPADAMILDVGAASIDNVRAKIDTAATLVWNGPLGAFEIEPFDTATVAAARHAAARSRDGSLTTVAGGGDTVAALNHAGVADDFSYVSTAGGAFLEWLEGKALPGVVALEN; from the coding sequence ATGACCTTCAAGACCCTTGACGATCTCGGCAACCTGTCCGGCCGTCGCGCGCTGGTGCGCGTCGACCTGAACGTGCCGATGGACGGCAACCGGGTGACCGACACGACCCGCATCGACCGGGTGCTGCCGACCATCCGCGAGCTCGCCGACAAGGGCGCTCGGGTCGTGCTGCTCGCCCATTTCGGCCGCCCCAAGGGCGCCGTGATGCCGGAGATGAGCCTGGCGCCCGTCGCCGCGGCCCTGACCGAGCGGCTCGGCCGGCCGGTTGCCTTCGCCGCCGACTGCATCGGCGATCTTGCCGCCTCCGTCATCGACGGGCTGAAGGACGGCGACGTCGCGCTGCTCGAGAACACCCGCTTCCATGCGGGCGAGGAAAAGAACGACGGCGCCTTCGCCGACGCGCTGGCCGCGCTCGGCGATCTCTATGTCAACGACGCCTTCTCCGCCGCCCACCGCGCGCATGCCTCGACCGAAGGGCTGGCCCGCCGCCTGCCCGCCTATGCCGGCCGCACCATGCAGGCGGAGCTGGAGGCCCTCGCCTCCGCCCTGACCACGCCCGTTCGTCCGGTGCTCGCCGTGGTCGGCGGCGCCAAGGTCTCCTCCAAGATCGACCTGCTCGAGAACCTCGTGAAGAAGGTCGACATGCTGGTGATCGGCGGCGGCATGGCCAACACCTTCCTGGCCGCACAGGGCAAGTCGGTCGGCAAGTCGCTATGCGAGCACGATCTGGCCGACACCGCGCGGCGGATCATGGATGCGGCAGCCGCTGCGGGCTGCGAGATCGTCCTGCCGGTCGACGCCGTCGTCGCACGCGAGTTCAAGGCGGGCGCGGCCAGCGAGACCGTCTCGGTCGATGCGGTGCCGGCCGATGCCATGATCCTCGATGTCGGCGCTGCCTCCATCGACAATGTCCGCGCCAAGATCGACACGGCCGCCACCCTGGTGTGGAACGGCCCGCTCGGCGCGTTCGAGATCGAGCCCTTCGACACGGCCACGGTCGCCGCGGCACGCCACGCCGCCGCGCGCAGCCGTGACGGCTCGCTGACGACGGTCGCCGGCGGCGGCGACACCGTCGCTGCGCTCAACCATGCCGGCGTTGCCGACGACTTCTCCTATGTCTCGACCGCCGGCGGTGCCTTCCTCGAATGGCTCGAGGGCAAGGCCCTTCCGGGCGTCGTCGCGCTCGAGAATTAA
- a CDS encoding adenylate/guanylate cyclase domain-containing protein yields the protein MLALAVVAALVLLPIAVWLDLRNLSDAGLTTQARTLNAMVSEIRAYYGANVVGRVQGYTGDSVAVHNYEDVAGAIPIPATLSLELGGVIAGRGGGDVDYRFISDLAFANRAPHKLDAFETAALASFRQSRAPDAIATDFSGSLFERQIRMAVPVVMGQACVSCHNTHPESPKRDWQVGDVRGIQEITVHQPIARNLFSFKYLFLYFAGAGAFGAAFAGLQWRQANDFRRMNTELEEANGFLASISMKISKYLSPQIYKSIFSGEKDVVISTERKKLTIFFSDIKDFTETAEHLQPEELTSLLNEYFTEMSAIAQAYGATVDKFIGDAILAFFGDPETRGAREDANACLDMAIAMQKRMAELKAQWRRRGIEKPFEVRMGINTGYCNVGNFGSADRMDYTIIGAEANLAARLQGIAQPGGIVISYETWAHVQDRVRVRRLDPITLKGIPGEIVPYAVEGLHQVEAAAPQTINEEDEGLVLHLDIAKLDAEARRKAEAVLEKALGAVRMQERGKDDKT from the coding sequence ATTCTCGCTCTCGCGGTCGTTGCGGCCCTCGTGCTGCTGCCCATTGCCGTCTGGCTCGACCTCAGAAACCTCTCCGACGCAGGCCTGACGACCCAGGCCCGCACCCTCAACGCAATGGTGTCGGAGATCCGCGCCTATTACGGCGCCAATGTCGTCGGCCGCGTCCAGGGCTATACGGGCGATTCCGTTGCCGTTCACAATTACGAGGACGTCGCCGGGGCGATTCCCATTCCGGCGACGCTGTCGCTGGAACTCGGCGGCGTGATCGCCGGCAGGGGCGGCGGCGATGTCGATTATCGCTTCATCTCCGACCTTGCCTTCGCCAACCGGGCCCCGCACAAGCTCGATGCGTTCGAGACCGCCGCACTGGCGAGCTTCCGCCAGAGCCGGGCGCCGGATGCGATCGCGACCGACTTCTCGGGCTCGCTGTTCGAGCGGCAGATCCGCATGGCCGTTCCGGTGGTGATGGGCCAGGCCTGCGTCTCCTGCCACAACACCCATCCCGAGAGCCCCAAGCGCGACTGGCAGGTCGGCGACGTGCGCGGCATCCAGGAAATCACGGTCCATCAGCCGATCGCCAGGAACCTCTTCTCCTTCAAGTACCTGTTCCTGTACTTCGCCGGGGCCGGAGCCTTCGGCGCCGCCTTTGCCGGGCTGCAGTGGCGCCAGGCCAACGACTTCCGCCGGATGAACACGGAACTGGAGGAGGCGAACGGCTTCCTCGCCTCCATCTCCATGAAGATCTCGAAATACCTTTCGCCGCAGATCTACAAGTCGATCTTCTCCGGCGAGAAGGACGTGGTGATCTCCACCGAGCGCAAGAAGCTCACGATCTTCTTTTCCGACATCAAGGACTTCACCGAGACGGCCGAGCATCTGCAGCCCGAAGAGCTGACCAGCCTGCTCAACGAGTATTTCACCGAAATGTCGGCCATCGCCCAGGCCTATGGCGCGACCGTCGACAAGTTCATCGGCGATGCGATCCTCGCCTTCTTCGGCGATCCGGAGACGCGCGGCGCGCGCGAGGACGCCAATGCCTGCCTCGACATGGCCATCGCGATGCAAAAGCGCATGGCAGAGCTGAAGGCCCAGTGGCGGCGGCGCGGGATCGAAAAGCCGTTCGAGGTCCGCATGGGCATCAACACCGGCTACTGCAATGTCGGCAATTTCGGCTCGGCGGACCGCATGGACTACACGATCATCGGCGCCGAGGCGAACCTGGCCGCCCGCCTGCAGGGCATTGCCCAGCCGGGCGGCATTGTCATCTCCTACGAGACCTGGGCCCATGTGCAGGACCGGGTGCGCGTGCGCCGGCTGGACCCGATCACGCTGAAGGGCATTCCCGGCGAGATCGTGCCCTATGCGGTCGAGGGCCTGCACCAGGTGGAGGCCGCCGCCCCGCAGACGATCAACGAGGAAGACGAAGGCCTCGTCCTGCATCTCGACATTGCAAAACTCGATGCGGAAGCCCGGCGCAAGGCCGAGGCCGTGCTCGAAAAGGCCCTCGGCGCGGTGCGGATGCAGGAGCGCGGGAAGGACGACAAGACCTGA
- a CDS encoding DUF4164 domain-containing protein translates to MDDTSGLSGGQSGGDETRPVASAAGSGASVDAALERLARAVSRLDAAVQRRLESDMSLGGLQEELQRLGEDRSSLAATLDTAEARVARLEDANREVSRRLVSAMESIRSVLETHGG, encoded by the coding sequence ATGGACGATACGTCGGGACTTTCCGGGGGGCAGTCGGGCGGGGACGAGACCCGGCCGGTCGCGTCCGCGGCAGGGTCCGGCGCCAGCGTGGATGCAGCGCTCGAGCGGCTGGCCCGTGCCGTTTCGCGGCTCGACGCGGCGGTGCAACGGCGGCTGGAATCGGACATGTCGCTGGGCGGACTGCAGGAAGAGCTGCAGCGGCTGGGCGAGGACCGGTCCTCGCTGGCCGCGACACTGGACACGGCCGAGGCGCGTGTCGCCCGGCTGGAGGATGCCAATCGCGAAGTGTCGCGACGGCTGGTGTCGGCAATGGAATCGATCCGCTCCGTGCTCGAGACGCATGGCGGCTGA
- a CDS encoding TIGR00282 family metallophosphoesterase codes for MRLLFLGDLVGRSGRQAATDVLPGLVERHSIDFVIVNGENAAAGFGITEEILQDVLDAGADVVTTGNHVWDQRDTLVYIERQDRLLRPLNFPQGAPGRGANLFTARNGARVLVMNAMGRVFMDSLDDPFLAVERVLDATPLGQVADAIVIDMHAEATSEKQALAHFVDGRATLVVGTHTHVPTADHQILPGGTAYMSDAGMCGDYDSVLGMEKDEPISRFLRKIPSGRFTPATGDATVCGVAVEVDDATGLATAVEPVRLGGRLARALPSFWTAG; via the coding sequence ATGAGGCTGCTGTTTCTGGGTGATCTCGTCGGCCGCAGCGGCCGACAGGCGGCGACCGACGTGCTGCCGGGACTGGTCGAGCGCCATTCCATCGACTTCGTCATCGTCAACGGCGAGAACGCCGCGGCCGGTTTCGGCATCACCGAGGAGATCCTGCAGGACGTGCTGGACGCGGGGGCGGATGTCGTCACCACCGGCAATCACGTGTGGGACCAGCGCGACACGCTCGTCTATATCGAGCGGCAGGACCGCCTGTTGCGGCCCCTGAACTTCCCGCAAGGGGCGCCTGGGCGCGGCGCCAACCTGTTCACCGCGCGCAATGGCGCAAGGGTGCTGGTGATGAATGCCATGGGCCGGGTGTTCATGGACAGCCTCGATGATCCTTTCCTGGCGGTGGAGCGGGTGCTCGACGCGACGCCGCTCGGACAGGTGGCCGATGCCATCGTCATCGACATGCATGCGGAGGCGACCAGCGAGAAGCAGGCGCTGGCGCATTTCGTCGACGGACGGGCGACGCTGGTGGTGGGAACGCACACGCATGTGCCCACCGCCGACCATCAGATCCTTCCCGGCGGCACCGCCTACATGAGCGATGCCGGCATGTGCGGCGACTACGATTCCGTCCTCGGCATGGAAAAGGACGAGCCGATCTCCCGTTTCCTGCGCAAGATCCCGTCCGGCCGCTTCACCCCGGCCACGGGCGATGCGACGGTCTGCGGGGTCGCGGTCGAGGTGGATGATGCAACCGGCCTTGCCACGGCGGTGGAACCGGTGCGGCTGGGAGGCCGGCTCGCCCGGGCATTGCCTTCGTTCTGGACGGCGGGTTGA